Proteins from a single region of Pseudomonas marvdashtae:
- a CDS encoding fumarylacetoacetate hydrolase family protein, whose protein sequence is MSYQHQYLDGTRIHFPLGKVVCIGRNYAEHAKELDNPVPTEPLLFIKPGSCVVPLEGGFKIPTDRGSVHYEAEIAVLIGKPLSTKPSVEEVLDAISGFAPALDLTLRDKQAELKGKGLPWEVAKSFDGAAVIAPFVSKDAFADLTDIPVRLTINGEVRQDGNSSLMLNPIVPMIQYMAGCFSLQAGDVILTGTPAGVGPLNVGDELVLELPGASRFESSVR, encoded by the coding sequence ATGAGCTATCAGCACCAGTATCTCGACGGTACGCGTATTCATTTCCCGCTGGGCAAGGTGGTGTGCATCGGCCGCAACTATGCCGAACACGCCAAGGAATTGGACAACCCGGTGCCCACCGAGCCCTTGCTGTTCATCAAGCCAGGCAGTTGCGTGGTGCCACTGGAAGGTGGTTTCAAGATCCCGACCGATCGCGGCTCGGTGCACTACGAGGCGGAAATCGCCGTGCTGATCGGCAAACCGCTGTCCACCAAACCCAGCGTCGAAGAAGTGCTGGACGCTATCTCAGGCTTCGCCCCGGCCTTGGACCTGACCTTGCGCGACAAGCAGGCCGAGCTCAAGGGCAAAGGCCTGCCGTGGGAAGTCGCCAAGTCCTTCGACGGCGCGGCAGTGATCGCCCCCTTTGTCTCGAAGGACGCGTTTGCTGACCTGACCGACATCCCCGTGCGTTTGACCATCAACGGTGAAGTACGCCAGGACGGCAACAGCAGCCTGATGCTCAACCCTATCGTGCCGATGATTCAATACATGGCGGGCTGCTTCTCGCTGCAGGCCGGCGACGTGATTCTCACCGGTACTCCGGCGGGCGTCGGACCACTGAACGTGGGCGATGAGCTGGTGCTGGAGTTGCCTGGCGCGAGCCGTTTCGAGAGCAGCGTTCGTTAA